A genomic segment from Ptychodera flava strain L36383 chromosome 8, AS_Pfla_20210202, whole genome shotgun sequence encodes:
- the LOC139138079 gene encoding tripartite motif-containing protein 2-like, with protein sequence MAAKTSKLPSEIDENFLLCGICYERYKNAKILPCLHSFCEPCLSKLAEENGTITCPVCRRVHELTDSGVAGIEANVFLNDLLVYFAEQGGDELNKCTACEDGKVTTRCIECAYHICFNCAKAHAKFPSTKSHRLLKLDEYHAAVSDDTASVQPPAYCNAHAEYQVEFYCDTCEIAICPKCTALDHPQTKHQYRHVNDAAKDFAGNLSTAIEKMKVKETEANNSKITAQGVLQSLDKSYQREEETLRKHTRQTIQEVTRLIQEDENKLLTELKGEYDKRKGNLTAQIKELDIAESDLTITREYVEKLMHYGNASQLMSAKKGVDHQTEELLKVKTQVEPVEDDYMEFRPFDDFCSDKSIGMIKFIQTVYKVDTVARTVRVGEEITCTIRSEEESILDMEKVSLSAKVEAVMKKPDGTPQEMKVKDNENGTMTLKTRVEEVGEHELSVSVCRKSVLGSPVRVNVIAKKGLVCKFGESGSGVGQLHNIWGMVMMENGDTLVGEYKNKRLQSFTVDRRHRKLFRFLNVNNFRPYDAAVSVNGNIFTTDGGNKKVIVCDENGKLIKCFGKGQFQCPVGIAINPLNGRVYVVDYTAHCIHIYDQEGNHIKSFGSYGSQEGQFHHPLFVCINNTGVVYVSEYSNHRIQAFNGDGHFLYTFGSYGSGDGQLNHPRGVAVDKHGYVYVADQSNNRIVKYESRGQFVCRIDDVGDSLNRPIGVCVTDDDRVIVADKGNNCIKVFAQ encoded by the coding sequence ATGGCAGCAAAGACAAGCAAACTACCCTCAGAAATCGATGAGAATTTCCTACTCTGTGGGATCTGTTATGAAAGGTACAAGAATGCCAAAATTCTTCCGTGTCTACACAGCTTCTGTGAGCCGTGTCTTAGTAAGCTAGCCGAGGAAAATGGCACCATAACGTGTCCAGTGTGCCGTAGGGTTCATGAACTCACCGACAGTGGAGTGGCAGGCATTGAGGCCAACGTCTTCCTGAACGATTTACTTGTGTATTTTGCGGAACAGGGTGGAGATGAATTGAACAAATGCACAGCTTGTGAAGACGGTAAGGTCACAACTCGCTGCATTGAATGTGCATATCATATATGTTTTAATTGTGCTAAAGCCCATGCAAAATTTCCGTCAACGAAATCTCATCGCCTGTTAAAACTGGATGAATACCACGCAGCAGTGTCAGATGACACAGCCTCGGTTCAGCCACCTGCCTACTGCAACGCACATGCTGAGTACCAGGTCGAGTTCTACTGTGATACGTGCGAAATCGCAATCTGCCCGAAGTGTACGGCATTAGATCACCCTCAAACGAAACACCAGTACAGGCATGTCAACGACGCAGCGAAGGATTTCGCCGGAAACTTGTCTACCGCCATagagaaaatgaaagtgaaagagACTGAAGCAAACAACAGTAAAATCACAGCGCAAGGAGTATTACAATCGCTCGACAAGAGCTATCAAAGAGAAGAAGAAACTCTCAGGAAACACACCCGACAAACAATCCAAGAAGTAACACGTTTGATACAAGAAGATGAAAACAAACTGCTGACTGAGTTGAAAGGTGAATACGATAAAAGGAAAGGAAACCTGACCGCACAAATAAAAGAACTTGACATTGCTGAGAGTGACCTCACAATTACTCGTGAATATGTTGAGAAACTGATGCATTATGGGAACGCTTCACAGCTAATGTCTGCAAAGAAGGGAGTTGATCATCAAACAGAAGAATTACTGAAAGTGAAGACACAGGTAGAGCCAGTAGAAGACGACTACATGGAGTTTCGCCCATTTGATGACTTTTGTAGTGATAAAAGTATTGGGATGATAAAATTCATTCAGACAGTGTACAAAGTGGACACAGTCGCCCGAACTGTTCGAGTTGGCGAAGAAATCACGTGTACCATTAGAAGTGAAGAAGAATCGATCCTCGATATGGAAAAGGTGTCACTGAGTGCAAAAGTTGAAGCTGTGATGAAGAAACCTGACGGTACTCCACAGGAAATGAAAGTCAAGGACAATGAGAATGGAACGATGACTTTGAAAACACGCGTAGAGGAAGTAGGGGAACATGAACTTTCGGTATCAGTATGTAGGAAATCAGTGCTGGGTTCACCTGTCAGAGTTAATGTTATTGCAAAGAAGGGGTTAGTGTGCAAGTTTGGGGAGTCAGGTTCAGGGGTTGGTCAGTTACATAACATCTGGGGGATGGTAATGATGGAAAACGGTGATACTTTGGTCGGTGAATACAAGAACAAAAGATTACAATCATTTACTGTTGACAGAAGACATAGAAAGTTATTCAGGTTTCTAAATGTTAATAATTTTCGTCCCTATGATGCAGCTGTATCAGTGAATGGTAATATCTTTACTACAGATGGTGGAAATAAGAAAGTAATTGTCTGTGATGAGAATGGAAAACTAATAAAGTGTTTTGGAAAGGGTCAGTTTCAGTGCCCTGTTGGTATCGCGATCAATCCTCTCAACGGAAGGGTTTATGTTGTGGATTACACTGCTCACTGTATTCACATTTACGACCAAGAGGGcaatcatatcaaatcattCGGTAGCTATGGAAGTCAGGAGGGTCAGTTTCATCATCCACTCTTTGTCTGTATTAATAATACTGGTGTTGTCTATGTATCAGAATATAGTAACCATCGAATCCAAGCGTTCAATGGCGATGGTCACTTCCTGTACACATTTGGCTCCTATGGAAGTGGTGATGGCCAATTGAACCATCCCCGTGGAGTAGCTGTGGATAAACACGGCTATGTGTATGTCGCAGATCAAAGCAATAATAGAATTGTGAAATACGAATCACGTGGTCAATTTGTTTGTCGTATTGATGACGTGGGTGACAGTCTTAACCGGCCTATCGGTGTCTGTGTAACCGACGATGACAGAGTCATAGTAGCTGATAAAGGAAACAATTGCATCAAAGTTTTCGCTCAATAA